Genomic segment of Solea senegalensis isolate Sse05_10M unplaced genomic scaffold, IFAPA_SoseM_1 scf7180000016205, whole genome shotgun sequence:
tctttgctgctgcttatataaatgacattgtagttctataaacatgtcatcactgactctaactgtcctgtataaacttgatacagttgttgtgtatctgctcctgctctctctctctcttctgtctctacctcatctccctcttgtcctttctctcccccctttctgtcccccacctctctgtccctcattttcctttcaccccaaccggtcgaggcagatgaccgcacatctctgagcctggttctgtcagagatttcttcctgttaagagggagttttttctctccactgatgcctagtgcttgctcattgtgtgaactgttgggggtctctgctctctttgatgttgtctatgtacagtgccttgagataatgtatgttatgatttggcgctatacaaataaaattgaattgaattgaattgaattgaattgaattgaatatataaaatcctctgtaaaacactgtgctccactgtgcagccaccaacagcacacttgtccctccacattgacataataccgctcttcctccctcgcctgcactctcgcagggacaaggtggagctaaggtggagctctccaagtaaacttactggtggggcggtaacattcgcggtgaaatgcgcatgctgccatcataagcgcagggaattcaacatggtgtgttttatcgcctatacttacactaagggggaccacgaaaacatgactgagtattctttttccacactttggcgactggtagggcctccagagtcccaaatataagtattgaaatggttaaaaagttgattttgcataatatgtcccctttaaaggtgacatcgaatgcttggatcacacatatatgttagttatggaggtctacttacatatattaacttgttttcatgattaaaaacctcctaatcgctgcaaacgagccgatcaaaatatctcctcactgacgctctcgtcagccacgctatttcagaccaaaaccacacccctagaatgtggactgtccTGTGATttgccaggtacctggaagtgacgtaatagataggccagctctcagatacacagctccccctctggcacggtggatgctctgcatctcagcagctacaacgagagtagttcttcttctgcttcgcagagcccaggaaaacaatacaacactattttctcagcagtggctgaactgtttgttctgaaactttagggtttcataaacgaggtaatgacgcagatacacacacaaacgcagcgttaattggagcttccggtctatgtgggcctTAAGTAAACACAAGCACTGCCCAAATTAAATATctcctgaaaacatacaaacatacatacatttaatataggTATAGTGAACTGACTACCCTGACTACACTAACGGACCGGactgactgaagagaaaaactgtgtcaacataagagtctgttctgtgtgtcatgtgaagagtgttttgaagagtatgtgtttgtgctgaaagttgtccagaatgtgttgccaatcaaactcatctatgttacaactgaaccttgccatctgaatttcaatgtttgaatgaaaaagtacaaatgtgtcaaatgtgctcatctggaaatggtgtttatgatggtgttgacatttattacttttatttgcaaagttaaGATACATACAATGGTCATTTACAGCTGATTGGAATAGAATTGAAAGATAAATGAACAGTGTATCACTGTTTAGTGACTCATGTTTAAAGGGAATGAAAAATGGTGCAAATagcaagtgaaaaatgaatgtaaagtcaCAAGTTCTGTGATTTTAGGCGTGGCCTGGAGCAGTGTTCTCCTCGCTGTCTGAGATAGAAATGAGACTGGAGGAGTGTGAAGTAGGTGGGGCTATCTATGTTACCctatcatctttttctctgacattcagTCACCTCCCAGTTCCTCTGTGAGACCTCAGTCTCcgccctctctcttcctttcctcagcACAGACTCAAAACTTTGAGCAGGAGAAAACAGGATGATTAAAGCCGCTGTGTGTAAGCTGCAAACATACAAGAGAGATTTggttaaagacatttaaattgaaCATATTTAAAAGACTTCAGACATATGCAAATATGTTGGTAGATGAATTTAGATCTTTAGGCTGTTTCTCATAATGAATTGTATTTTGCTGTAGCATTGAAACACTTTTCAACTAGTGCCTAGTTTGAATGAGATCAGGgatgtcatttaaaagtttAGAGTAACAAATGTGGAGATTTAAACAATATTGGAGAGATTAACAATGTATTGGTGTGGGGAGTAAACATCCTGACCTCATGAAGGGCATTCAAAAGATATCAGTGAAATGGGAGATACAGGATTAGATACAGGATTAGAATGCATGGCCAAATGTGTGGAGTGAGGACATCCACATTACagatcaacaaaagaaaaggcaaaaagcagaaaacagaaaacaacaaaagaaaagaaattggaaTTTGTAATAATATGTTTCTTAAAAGACAGGTTATGATCTAATATACAGGCCCAACATACACCCACCAGATAGACTTTCTCTGGGTCAGTATACTATTTGAATTCAAAGGTACTCAGGGTCGTACCATACACTTGACCTTGGGAGGCTGATGTCCTGACTGCTAGACATTCATGAGGGGGCTAGTGAGTGGATGAGAGCATATGAAGAGAAAACAGTGGGAGACAATCTTGACACTTGGAGACCCCAGGTCttggaacagcagcagtagagaaCCTACTGCACTCCAGAGTGAAAGGCTGGAGTTGAATCCCATGGCAGATGAGACTAAGTTCAAGGCTTCTCAAGGGATGATGTGGAGAGCAGTACAATGTGAATCTCCCACTACAATAGACCAAGAGGTGCTGAAAAGATTTGGAGATACAAAATGAGCCTGTGACAAGAAAGCTGGCACAGTTACAGCTTTGGACATTGAACATAAATGCAAGATCGAAGACAAGTTCCAGTGATGAACAGTGATGTTGACAATGTCACTCACAGCAATGAACAATGACTTCAAGTGATGTGTGCTGTGGATGTGGTGAAACTGGAAGTTCACAAGCTGACCCTGGTTGAGTGCAACGTGGTTGTGGAGCTCAGCCTGGTCAAGGTGAAGGTGTTAGTACATTTGTGAGCATAATATTTCTATAAGGGGGGAACTTTTGAAAAGTGACCACCAAAAAGGCCAAATTTGGCTTCTGCCCAAAGTTCCATTCATCAATTGGGAAGAACTGTGTTATGAAAAAGTATACCATTATATTTTGTCTCTACTGGAGATGTATGTTGgtgtttcatgattttcatttcattttcattattaaactaTGATACAATCCAATGTGAACATCTATTGGTTCAGGAAAGTAGTGAGTTCACTATAAATCAATGATAAAAGATTATTGGATCTCAAAAGAGCAATTGATTGAAGTGTTAACTCCTATTGCAATATGTATGTTGTTCCCCTgcacaacagtgtgtgaagtatgatGGTGGAGTGATAAATTAGCATGTTGGAATTAAGTTCAATGTGACTTATCGTTGATTCATCTAGTTTAGGATTGGCACAGTTAAAATCTGTGCGAGGGGGGAATGatggaaatacattttggaaCAGTTTTGGAACGATAACATAAATTTGTATGCAGAGTAGTTAAACACTACACTGAGAATCTCATTCCCAGATGGACGGTTTGGATATTTAATGACGAACCATGTAGGTATTAGAAATAATAAAGCAATACATAGTGATAGTGTTGAACCATTTTGGTCATTGGATTAAAGTAGTACCATCGGACAACCTTGGAGCAGAAACGGTTGATGAAAGATGTTTTTGGAATTTgaaaaaatcatttgaattgaCTATTGGAtttgaactgaatttgaattgaatattatttaaactaaatgtaaTCCGAGTTGGgaattaggtcaattggaccttctaaattgaccatatatgtgtgagtatgagagtgaattgttgtttgtctatatgtgatcctgcgatggactgactgtCCAGAGTGTGCCTATTGCCTTATgtctgagattagcacagcatcTCTGCAATCGTCATATGGACAATGGAGCAGTAGAAAATCCATGGATGGATTTTCCATATTTCAGTtccatttgtgtatttgtatttgacatgTATTGAATATCCAAAGGTAACTAAGAAGCAAACAGCATGTGAAAGTatcatatcatcatatcatatcatattgtaagtcgctttggataaaagcgtctgcataatgacatgtaacatgtaacatattCAAAGCCAAGGTCTGGTTTAAGAGATTTAATGCAATGGTAAGAATTAAGTTTAATGAAATGTGTGCTAACACTACACTAAATtgagtgtatgttttttttttttttttttaatatgattgactgcatgccttttggtgtcggacagatttgatatgtgcaggacgagtctgggatactcggaactgcagtatttttatttattcgttttatgattatgtgttgcgggcagccggaccggacagggggacagggagtggactgacaaggggatggggagtgagcggggaggaggaagggagggggagtgagagagagaaagagagagagagagagagagagggagaaaaaagaagagagaaagagatcgagagggagagagagagagagcaaggtggacaacagtataatacatgggttagtaccattaaattgaaattatataaagtaGACAGAACATACCTGATAAGACAGAACATAGACAACATAAGGAtgacattagtgtgttagtaacaggttaataacattaaacagttgaaattatttagcgtatacagaacatactttcagatacagtttatatagtaattgttaatgaccacatcaagagagtatgtccgggcttacaacagttatatcagttaaatttaatttatcttagcgtgttagtgtgtgtgtgcatgtgtgtgtgtgtgtgagatcgtGCATATCAGTGTATATGCGCAGGGGTTGTCATTAGGTGTGATTGGAATCTGGGTGGGGGACCGTGCCAATGTCCGGCCAGTCCCCAGCGACGGGCCGAAAATCATCCAGGCGCCTAAGGCGCCCAGTAGGCGTACAGGGCAGGAGAGGCCCACAGCCACCACCCCCAGGATAGCAACGCATCCATCCCGCAAGGGGCCAGTCGGAGGAATGCGGGGGGgaagcccccccccacccaagGTCGACCCGAGGGAGCCGACGGCGACAAGACCATGGACAGAGGCCGAACCACCCCACACCCAGGCAGGCCGCAGAGGCCCAGGGTCCCCGCACCCAGAGCCTGCCAGCGCCCAAGGGCAGGGCCAGCCCACCACCGGGGGGAGCAGAGCCCCCCCCAGACCGCCCACCAGGGAGGCACGGTCAGATACCCACCACAGCCACCCCCACCGCCCCCCAGAAGCAGACCGCACGCCCCCCAGCCCAGGGAGGGACAGGCGGAGGCCCACGTAGGGCCACTAGCCAAGGGGGCCCCCAGAGACGGAAGAGAGGCAGACTCCCGAGCCGGTCCAGACCCCCCAGGTAGAGGCAGGGCCAGTGGTCCAAGGACCCGTCGCGCCCAACCCCGCGGTGCCCCGGAGAGGGGTCCCCCAACATCCGGGAGTATCTGCGACTGCCGACGACCCCCGCCGGGTAGGCAGACTGCCGCTCACCACAGCACCTTCAGGGAGGTGCGTCATGATGAGCCACAACCATGCCTCCCGGACACCCCCCAGACCGAGCGCAGGGGATCCGATCCCCCACGTCCAGCGACGCCTCatggccaccactgctgcccTCACCCAGACCGCCAGTCCCAACACGGCCGGGGAGTGAGCAGGAACCGGGTGCTCAGGAGTGCACCCAACGGAGAGCGGCCCCATCATGTGCTGGTCCCACCCCCCGACCCCCCATCAGCTCAGCCACACCCCCCCCAGTGCcctagatgtgtgtgtttagatgtaTCATCTGCGGTGGGGGGGGCGTAGGCGGTGGGCAAGAGTGCCCCCCCAAGTAGGGTGCCAGCTTCCTGACTGGCAGGGCCATATGCCCCAATCCCACCCACCCCTGGCCTAGAAGTGAGCAACCCGTCCAGGCCAGGGACACGCCATGGCACCCCATGAGTGCCGCCGGGGCGGAGGACCAGATACCCCCACACCCGACCAGAAGGTAGGACCCCGGTGAGCACACCAGCACCGACGAGGCAGGACCCACACCCCGGCCCCGCCCACAGCCCaggaacagtccagaccaggccCACGCTCCACCCCATCTCCCACCCCAAGGGTTCCCCAAAGCAAGGCGGCCCCCCGCATGCCTCCCACCATGCCCCCCCAAGGGACGGAGGGCGCACAAGTCCGCCCCAGAGTGCAGCAGGGGCACAGCAGCGTGCACCGCCCCGCCACCCTGGAGGGCAGATCCCAGGGGGGATCACCCCCCCCACTAGGGGCCAACTCCACCCCCCAGTGCCCCGCAGGCTCCAGCGCACAGAGACCCAGAGCCCCTACCCCCACCCGCAGTGCGGCgccagcccagccccagcccacGGTCCACCCCCCCAACCTCCACGGGCCCCCCAGGCCAAGGTGGTAGCCCCCCCACAAATCCACCCCGACCCCCGTAGGGCAGACCCACAGCCACCGAGGGACGGTAGACCCAGGGCCACCAACCCACACAGACCACCAGACATCCCCAGTATCCCAGATGCACGGCCCGCAGCACCACAGACCGACCAGGGAAGACACAGTCACCAACCCTCCCTAGGAAATATAATCAATTAGAGGTGTCCAGGTCAAATCAAATATAGGTAATTGTTTCTTTATGGAAGCAGACATTCTCTCCATAGAGATGTGATCTaaaatttaatttctgttttggtttaaacttaagtttttcttgtttttccagttcaGGAGGATAGTTTTCTTGGCGATGCTTAGGCTATTGATTAATATGTGTgatttttccatgtttatatatattCCGTTTAAATCACTCAGTATGCATAGCATGGGGGAAGGTGGTATGGTGTATTCGAGACATGCTGAGAGGTCCTCGCATACCCTACACCAGAAGTTATACACCGGTGTGCATAGCCATATAGCATGCATGTAgctatctgctgtgttttcgttgcagtttgtgcagatatttgaTTGTGAGAGCCCCATTCTGAACATCCTTTGTCCTGTGTAGTGTGTTCTGTGTaagattttgtattgtattagttGTAGGTCTGGattttttatcaatttgaaTGTGTTAGATGATATCTGTAACCAGAAATTTTCATCTAGGCTGATGGATAGGTCCGCCTCCCATTTTGTTGTTGGTAAAGAGATTATACAATCATTTTTAGTCAAtagtgcatgtgttttagaCACCATTTTGGGAGACATAAGGTTTAGAAATTGTTTGATCATTGGAGGTAGTTCTAGATCCAATTTACTGGTTTTAAACCTCGTCTggattacagattttatttgtagataATCAAAGGACGTGTTGCTGTTAATGCCATATTGTTCCACTAAGTTCTGAAATGGAATGAATTTGTTATCTTGAAGAATTTGTTCCAGGTGCCTTATACCTTTTTCTTGCCATGATTTgagttttagtgttgttttattccgTAGTATGTCTGGATTATTCCAGATTGGGGTATATTTACATAGGATATGCGAGGACCCAATGAGTTTGATAAACTCCCACCAGGCTGACAAGgaggtatttatatttatgcttttaaagcacTGATGCCGTTTGATGGTTTTGCTTATAAATGGTAGATCggagattttaatttcattaaagaGTGTTTGTTCAATGTCTAGCCACAGACTGTCCAGTGGTTTGGGTTGAAACCATTTTTGAACATAGTGAAGCCTATTTGCAAGAAAGTAGTTGTGGAAGTTTGGAAGTTCCAGACCACCATAGGCTTTTGCtttttggagtgttttta
This window contains:
- the LOC122762916 gene encoding proline-rich proteoglycan 2-like; amino-acid sequence: MDRGRTTPHPGRPQRPRVPAPRACQRPRAGPAHHRGEQSPPQTAHQGGTVRYPPQPPPPPPRSRPHAPQPREGQAEAHVGPLAKGAPRDGREADSRAGPDPPGRGRASGPRTRRAQPRGAPERGPPTSGSICDCRRPPPGRQTAAHHSTFREVRHDEPQPCLPDTPQTERRGSDPPRPATPHGHHCCPHPDRQSQHGRGVSRNRVLRSAPNGERPHHVLVPPPDPPSAQPHPPQAICPNPTHPWPRSEQPVQARDTPWHPMSAAGAEDQIPPHPTRRVPQSKAAPRMPPTMPPQGTEGAQVRPRVQQGHSSVHRPATLEGRSQGGSPPPLGANSTPQCPAGSSAQRPRAPTPTRSAAPAQPQPTVHPPNLHGPPRPRW